One stretch of Tepiditoga spiralis DNA includes these proteins:
- a CDS encoding AAA family ATPase produces the protein MKKVPYGLQNFEKIRAENFYYVDKTKYIEIIEDMPESYIFFLRPRKFGKSLWLDTMSKYYDIKYSDKFDTIFKDLYIQKHPTSKKSSYHILEFNFSGLNTDSKEELKFDFNAEVYRKISKFISNYKLNINLIENINEPSTLFRDFLNKYEELNLKTKIYLLIDEYDHFANELLSFKLDEFKNIVSKTGFVRKFYEVIKEGTRSVIDRLFITGVAPITLDSLTSGFNISKNMSTTLELNEMMGFTESEVKDILKEYQINDDILQDMKFSYNGYMFNKRASEKVYNSDMVLYFISEYNREKRKPEDVIDMNIASDYKKIQNLFKLGEVVGINNIDNEKEAIGNLLNEILMTDKTEIEELTRAFNLERKMEIDDVKTLLFYLGFLTIESKGFVMNLKIPNYSIKKIYSEYFLEMIKTRAKNYIDTGKIKIAIRKLLVDGNINSLANEIEDVLKKLSDRDFQSFSEKHIKMLLFSYLILTPWAYVKSEYPVEGGYIDLAMFKRYEEVPYNAIIELKYIKKKDYTEKIYQVKIKEAVNQIKRYEKTINKEFNGPLKKVVMVFVGRELKYLDEVN, from the coding sequence ATGAAAAAAGTACCATATGGTCTTCAAAATTTCGAAAAAATACGAGCTGAAAATTTTTACTATGTAGATAAAACTAAGTATATAGAAATAATTGAAGATATGCCAGAATCATACATCTTCTTTTTAAGACCAAGAAAGTTTGGAAAGAGTTTATGGCTTGACACTATGAGTAAATACTACGATATTAAGTATTCAGATAAATTTGATACTATCTTTAAAGACTTGTACATACAAAAACATCCAACATCTAAAAAGAGTAGCTATCATATTTTAGAGTTTAATTTTTCTGGATTGAATACAGACAGTAAAGAAGAGTTGAAATTTGATTTTAATGCAGAAGTTTATAGAAAAATTTCTAAATTTATATCTAATTATAAATTAAATATAAATTTAATTGAAAATATAAATGAACCTTCTACATTATTTAGAGATTTTTTAAATAAATATGAAGAATTAAACTTAAAAACAAAAATCTACTTATTAATAGACGAATACGATCACTTTGCAAATGAACTTTTGAGTTTTAAACTCGATGAATTCAAAAATATCGTCAGTAAAACAGGTTTTGTTAGAAAATTTTATGAAGTCATAAAAGAAGGAACACGATCTGTTATAGACAGACTATTCATAACAGGAGTAGCACCAATAACCTTAGATAGTTTAACGAGTGGATTCAACATCTCAAAAAACATGTCAACAACATTAGAGTTAAATGAAATGATGGGATTCACTGAAAGTGAAGTCAAAGATATTCTCAAAGAGTATCAAATAAATGATGATATTTTACAAGACATGAAGTTTAGCTACAATGGATACATGTTCAATAAACGTGCAAGTGAAAAGGTTTACAACAGCGATATGGTCTTATACTTCATTTCTGAATACAATAGAGAAAAAAGAAAACCAGAAGATGTAATAGATATGAACATAGCAAGTGATTATAAAAAGATTCAAAATTTATTTAAACTTGGTGAAGTTGTTGGAATAAATAATATAGATAATGAAAAAGAAGCAATAGGAAACCTTTTAAATGAAATATTAATGACAGACAAAACAGAAATAGAAGAGTTAACAAGAGCATTTAACCTTGAAAGAAAGATGGAAATAGACGATGTTAAAACCTTACTCTTTTATTTAGGCTTTTTAACAATAGAATCAAAAGGATTTGTGATGAACTTAAAGATACCAAACTATTCAATAAAAAAGATATACTCAGAATACTTCTTAGAAATGATAAAAACAAGAGCAAAAAACTATATAGATACAGGAAAGATAAAGATAGCAATAAGAAAGTTATTAGTAGATGGAAATATAAACTCGTTGGCAAATGAAATAGAAGATGTATTAAAAAAACTATCAGACAGAGACTTTCAAAGCTTTAGTGAAAAGCACATAAAGATGCTACTGTTTAGTTATTTAATCTTAACACCATGGGCATACGTTAAAAGCGAGTATCCAGTAGAAGGTGGATACATAGACTTAGCAATGTTTAAAAGATACGAAGAAGTGCCATACAATGCAATAATAGAGTTAAAATACATAAAAAAGAAAGACTATACAGAAAAAATATATCAAGTAAAGATAAAAGAAGCAGTAAATCAAATAAAGAGGTATGAAAAAACTATAAACAAAGAGTTTAATGGACCATTAAAAAAAGTAGTGATGGTCTTTGTTGGAAGAGAGTTGAAGTATCTTGATGAAGTAAATTAA
- the miaB gene encoding tRNA (N6-isopentenyl adenosine(37)-C2)-methylthiotransferase MiaB has protein sequence MKFHIKTFGCQMNVNESEIMKGLLTEEGLEWTENPAQADVILLNTCSVRKKAEDKMYGAIGMYGKYKEKNKNLILGVGGCSAEKERESILKKYHKVNFVFGTRNVVDIVNLVKRAKKERFYDFSDKLSEVSYQIPKIPNSKHHAWVTIQYGCNKYCTYCIVPYTRGLEKSRNFNDIINEVHDYAKKGFKEITYLGQNVDSYGKDFGDGTPKLDKLIQEAGKIKGLERIWFTTSYPSDITDSLIKTIANEPKAAKYFHLPVQAGSNKVLKEMNRRYTREYFFDLVRRVKENIIGVTTSSDIIVGFPGETDEDYEQTLDLIKRCRFEKVNVAEYSPREGTIAAKYKPDDIPKSIKNKRLMKILELQKQINHEENEKYAEKIVRVIQEGTTKQGIHYGRTINNKMVMFDSNDELNGKYIDVKVRRISAGPLYGEKITTELDHNFQSEDPTMKLFK, from the coding sequence ATGAAATTTCATATAAAAACATTTGGCTGTCAAATGAACGTAAATGAATCAGAAATAATGAAAGGTTTGTTGACAGAAGAAGGACTTGAATGGACAGAAAATCCAGCTCAAGCTGATGTAATTCTTTTAAACACTTGTTCTGTTAGAAAAAAAGCAGAAGATAAAATGTATGGAGCCATAGGAATGTATGGCAAATACAAAGAAAAAAATAAAAATTTAATACTTGGCGTTGGTGGTTGTTCAGCAGAAAAAGAAAGAGAAAGTATTTTAAAAAAGTATCATAAAGTAAACTTTGTCTTTGGAACGAGAAATGTTGTAGATATAGTAAATCTTGTAAAAAGAGCAAAGAAAGAAAGATTTTATGATTTTTCAGATAAATTATCAGAAGTTAGTTATCAAATACCTAAAATTCCAAACAGCAAACATCATGCATGGGTAACTATACAGTATGGATGTAATAAATACTGTACTTATTGTATAGTACCTTATACTCGTGGTCTTGAAAAAAGTAGAAATTTCAACGACATAATAAATGAAGTACATGATTATGCAAAAAAAGGTTTCAAAGAAATAACTTATCTTGGACAAAATGTAGACTCTTATGGAAAAGACTTTGGTGATGGCACACCAAAACTCGATAAATTAATTCAAGAAGCAGGAAAGATAAAAGGACTTGAAAGAATATGGTTTACAACCTCATATCCATCAGATATAACAGACAGTTTAATAAAAACAATTGCCAATGAACCAAAGGCAGCAAAATACTTTCACCTTCCAGTTCAAGCTGGGAGCAATAAAGTATTAAAAGAAATGAATAGAAGATATACAAGAGAGTATTTTTTTGATTTAGTAAGAAGAGTTAAAGAAAATATAATTGGTGTAACTACAAGCTCAGATATAATAGTTGGATTTCCTGGTGAAACCGATGAAGACTATGAACAAACACTAGACTTGATTAAAAGATGTAGATTTGAAAAAGTGAATGTTGCTGAATATTCCCCACGCGAAGGAACAATAGCAGCTAAATATAAACCAGATGATATTCCAAAGAGTATTAAAAACAAAAGATTAATGAAAATTTTAGAGTTGCAAAAACAAATAAACCATGAAGAAAATGAAAAATATGCAGAAAAAATAGTTAGAGTAATTCAAGAAGGAACAACTAAACAAGGAATACATTATGGAAGAACTATAAATAATAAAATGGTTATGTTTGACTCAAATGATGAATTAAATGGAAAGTACATAGATGTTAAAGTAAGAAGAATTTCAGCTGGACCATTGTATGGAGAAAAAATAACAACGGAACTCGATCATAACTTTCAAAGTGAAGATCCAACAATGAAGTTATTCAAATAA
- the rpsB gene encoding 30S ribosomal protein S2, with amino-acid sequence MSVVSMKQLLEAGAHFGHRTRRWEPRMKPYIFTERKGIHIIDLQKTLQSIEEAYEFIRNLSSEGKNILFVGTKKQAQQIVAEEAKRCGGFYVNNRWLGGLLTNFPTIKRRIAKLEELLEYVETEEFTKLPKKEQSAIKRNLEKLEKNLGGLRGMTKIPDVMFIIDPKKEEIAIKEANKLNIPVVSIVDTNCNPDPIDMVIPANDDAIRAVMLITSKMADAFIEGREGQMAEMAVVEAENANKESYEEVAEEVIDEE; translated from the coding sequence ATGTCAGTAGTAAGTATGAAACAACTTCTCGAAGCAGGAGCACATTTTGGACACAGAACAAGAAGATGGGAACCAAGAATGAAACCTTATATCTTCACAGAAAGAAAAGGTATTCATATTATTGATCTTCAAAAAACTCTTCAATCAATTGAAGAAGCTTATGAATTTATAAGAAACTTATCTTCTGAAGGAAAAAATATTTTATTTGTAGGAACAAAAAAACAAGCTCAACAAATAGTTGCTGAAGAAGCAAAAAGATGCGGTGGATTTTATGTTAATAACAGATGGTTAGGTGGATTATTAACAAACTTTCCAACAATTAAAAGAAGAATTGCAAAATTAGAAGAATTATTGGAATATGTTGAAACAGAAGAATTTACAAAATTGCCTAAAAAAGAACAATCAGCAATAAAAAGAAACTTAGAAAAATTAGAAAAAAACCTTGGTGGTCTTAGAGGAATGACTAAAATTCCTGATGTTATGTTCATAATAGACCCTAAAAAAGAAGAAATTGCTATAAAAGAAGCAAATAAATTAAATATACCTGTAGTTTCAATTGTTGATACAAACTGCAACCCTGATCCAATTGATATGGTAATTCCTGCTAATGATGATGCAATAAGAGCTGTTATGTTAATAACTTCAAAAATGGCAGATGCTTTCATTGAAGGAAGAGAAGGTCAAATGGCTGAAATGGCTGTTGTTGAAGCTGAAAATGCAAATAAAGAAAGTTATGAAGAAGTAGCTGAAGAAGTTATAGATGAAGAATAA
- the rsfS gene encoding ribosome silencing factor, giving the protein MKKNDDLNLVEGLKNLLDEKEGEDIVVLNMENTSLMLDYFVIVTGNSDTHTAALRDYVVKYFKDNERKIKSFDRERGFDWLTVDEGGIIVHIFTKEGREFYNLETLWNECPRV; this is encoded by the coding sequence ATGAAAAAAAACGATGACTTAAATCTCGTAGAAGGACTTAAAAATCTTCTTGATGAAAAAGAAGGAGAAGATATTGTTGTTCTAAATATGGAAAACACCTCATTAATGTTAGATTATTTTGTTATTGTTACAGGAAATTCAGATACTCATACTGCTGCATTAAGAGATTATGTGGTAAAATATTTCAAGGATAATGAAAGAAAAATAAAATCTTTCGATAGGGAAAGAGGATTTGACTGGTTAACCGTTGACGAAGGCGGAATAATCGTTCATATTTTTACAAAAGAAGGAAGAGAATTTTATAACCTAGAAACTCTATGGAATGAATGTCCAAGAGTTTAA
- the plsX gene encoding phosphate acyltransferase PlsX translates to MSNLKKIGIDLYGGDNAPESVIQGAIFALENKFLNNCELVIVGNKKDYSEKFNKFNNVSFIDAENTVDNHTKPTQALKMKTSSIYKGCELLKNKELDAFVSAGNTGALLSAGTFVAGRLKGIKRPALAVALPSKTTPKILIDAGANAEVKPEFFYDFAREGIAYADFMGIKNPKIAILNIGTEEGKGSTLVKNAANYLKEKNLNYVGFIEGRDVFTGDYDILITDGFTGNTVLKTIEGTAYYILSELKASIKKGGLFAKLGALMMKGSLYSLKTKLDYRQYGGTFFLGVNGILVKAHGSSDSEAIANALYVASEAAKKDIVSRITKEV, encoded by the coding sequence GTGAGTAATTTGAAAAAAATTGGCATCGACTTATATGGTGGCGATAACGCGCCCGAATCTGTGATTCAGGGCGCGATTTTTGCTTTAGAAAATAAATTTTTGAATAATTGCGAACTTGTAATTGTGGGAAATAAAAAAGATTATTCAGAAAAATTTAACAAATTTAACAATGTATCTTTTATTGATGCAGAAAATACTGTAGATAATCACACAAAGCCTACACAAGCCTTAAAAATGAAAACATCCTCAATTTATAAAGGATGTGAACTATTAAAAAACAAAGAATTAGATGCATTTGTAAGCGCAGGTAATACTGGTGCACTTCTTTCTGCTGGAACTTTTGTTGCTGGTAGACTAAAAGGAATTAAAAGACCTGCTTTAGCCGTTGCTTTACCAAGTAAGACGACACCAAAAATACTTATAGATGCTGGAGCAAATGCTGAAGTAAAACCAGAATTTTTTTATGACTTTGCAAGGGAAGGTATTGCTTATGCTGATTTCATGGGTATTAAAAATCCAAAAATCGCAATATTAAATATTGGAACCGAAGAAGGAAAAGGCTCTACCCTTGTAAAAAATGCAGCAAACTATTTAAAAGAAAAAAACTTAAATTATGTTGGATTCATTGAAGGCAGAGATGTATTTACAGGAGACTATGACATTTTAATAACAGATGGATTTACTGGAAATACAGTTTTAAAAACAATTGAAGGAACTGCCTACTATATTTTAAGCGAATTAAAAGCCTCTATAAAAAAAGGTGGTTTATTTGCAAAACTCGGTGCTTTAATGATGAAAGGATCTTTGTATTCATTAAAAACAAAGTTAGATTACAGGCAATATGGTGGAACATTTTTCTTAGGAGTAAATGGCATTTTAGTAAAAGCACACGGGTCTTCTGATTCAGAAGCAATTGCAAATGCTTTATATGTTGCATCTGAAGCTGCAAAGAAAGATATCGTATCAAGAATTACAAAGGAGGTGTAA
- the rpmF gene encoding 50S ribosomal protein L32, producing MAVPKQKTSRARTHRRKAKYYSAVKLNVVTCPNCGEPKLPHRVCLNCGYYGNKQILEIGE from the coding sequence ATGGCTGTACCTAAGCAAAAAACGTCAAGAGCAAGAACTCACAGAAGAAAGGCAAAGTATTATTCAGCTGTTAAATTAAACGTAGTAACATGTCCTAATTGCGGTGAACCAAAACTCCCACATAGAGTTTGCTTGAATTGCGGATACTATGGAAACAAACAAATCCTTGAAATCGGTGAGTAA
- a CDS encoding YceD family protein, whose protein sequence is MLNEHLKSKKLEIQIESFEKTFKNSIEITWDKIKLLSEDAKFLSPIKVEFNLKKLKNGIEVYGTVDTELELSCSRCLEKFNHKINGQFEAFYIKKEHMELNEKEELSDLENTIYYENSEIDLTERVIEAIILAVPDIPLCKNDCKGLCPICGENLNEHPDHNCEVEDIDPRFEKLKQLLDNNLD, encoded by the coding sequence ATGCTAAACGAACATTTAAAGTCTAAAAAACTTGAAATTCAAATAGAAAGTTTTGAAAAAACTTTTAAGAATTCTATCGAAATAACTTGGGATAAAATCAAACTTTTAAGTGAAGATGCTAAATTTTTATCTCCAATAAAGGTTGAATTCAATTTAAAAAAATTAAAAAATGGAATTGAAGTTTATGGAACTGTTGATACCGAATTAGAATTATCTTGTAGTCGTTGTTTAGAAAAATTTAACCATAAGATAAATGGTCAATTTGAAGCATTTTACATAAAAAAAGAACACATGGAATTAAATGAAAAAGAAGAATTATCTGATTTAGAAAATACAATTTATTATGAAAACTCTGAAATTGATTTGACAGAGAGAGTCATTGAGGCTATAATATTAGCTGTACCAGATATTCCACTTTGTAAAAATGATTGTAAAGGATTGTGTCCTATTTGTGGCGAAAATTTAAATGAACATCCAGATCACAATTGTGAAGTTGAAGATATAGACCCAAGATTTGAAAAATTAAAACAATTATTAGATAATAATTTAGATTAA
- a CDS encoding HAD-IA family hydrolase, with product MKNFIWDFDGTLFNTYPATINAMIKTLEEYGIKEDEKKIYDYTRKTLTYAIESLIKEHNLPREFIEKFWENSNNIPPHKNKPFEDAIKCCKLIKQNKKNNFIITHRDKRTLFNILNYYEATDIFIEIVSEANGFELKPSPESFLYLINKYNLKKEETLGIGDRELDILAGKNSGIKTCFMNHDLLNKTYEADFVINNFNEFIKKFC from the coding sequence ATGAAAAATTTTATATGGGATTTTGATGGAACCTTATTTAATACTTATCCAGCAACAATAAATGCTATGATAAAAACTCTTGAAGAATATGGGATTAAAGAAGATGAAAAAAAAATTTATGATTATACGAGAAAAACTTTGACTTATGCTATTGAGAGTTTAATAAAGGAACATAATCTTCCAAGAGAATTTATTGAAAAGTTTTGGGAAAATTCAAATAATATTCCTCCACACAAAAACAAACCTTTTGAAGATGCTATTAAATGTTGTAAATTAATAAAACAAAATAAAAAAAATAATTTTATAATAACTCATAGAGATAAAAGAACTTTATTTAACATATTGAATTACTATGAAGCTACAGATATATTTATTGAAATAGTTTCAGAAGCAAATGGTTTTGAATTAAAACCATCTCCAGAAAGTTTTTTATATTTAATAAATAAGTATAACTTAAAAAAAGAAGAAACATTAGGAATTGGAGATAGAGAATTAGATATACTTGCTGGTAAAAATAGTGGAATTAAAACTTGTTTTATGAATCATGATCTTTTAAATAAAACTTATGAAGCTGATTTTGTTATAAATAATTTTAACGAGTTTATAAAGAAATTTTGCTGA
- a CDS encoding M24 family metallopeptidase, which translates to MDRMNKAIENMQKNGIDQMLVTTTSDIFYLTGEWIDPGERFLGLLLNSNGDKKLFINKLFPVKTKNIKSFIYEDKENPIEIFSSHINKNKRLGIDKNWSAKFLIELMEKINIKVFNSSKVIEGMRVIKDAEEINKMRLSSQINDKAMKEVQKLIPNMMTEKMVARAVSNILEKLGAEGNSFEPIIAYGENAGEPHHISDKTKIKHGDSVIIDMGGVKDFYCSDMTRTIFFGAPKDEYKKIYNIVLEANLKGIEAVKPGNKFSDVDNAARSVIEKAGYGEYFTHRTGHNIGIDVHEWPNVSSDNDMELKPGMIFSVEPGIYLNGKVGVRIEDLVLVTKNGCEVLNSFDKSFNII; encoded by the coding sequence ATGGATAGAATGAATAAAGCAATAGAAAATATGCAAAAAAATGGAATAGATCAAATGCTTGTAACAACAACTTCTGATATATTTTATCTTACAGGTGAATGGATTGATCCTGGAGAAAGATTTTTAGGTTTGTTATTAAATTCAAATGGAGATAAAAAACTTTTTATAAATAAATTATTTCCAGTAAAAACAAAAAATATAAAAAGTTTTATTTATGAAGATAAAGAAAATCCAATTGAAATATTTAGTTCGCATATTAATAAAAATAAAAGACTTGGTATAGATAAAAATTGGAGTGCAAAATTTTTAATTGAGTTGATGGAAAAAATTAATATAAAAGTATTTAATTCCTCTAAAGTAATTGAAGGAATGAGAGTCATAAAAGATGCAGAAGAGATAAATAAGATGAGATTATCTTCTCAAATAAATGATAAAGCAATGAAAGAGGTACAAAAGCTTATTCCTAATATGATGACAGAAAAAATGGTTGCAAGAGCAGTTTCAAATATTCTTGAAAAATTAGGGGCTGAAGGTAATTCTTTTGAACCAATAATAGCATATGGTGAAAATGCAGGTGAACCACATCATATAAGTGATAAAACAAAAATAAAACATGGTGATTCTGTAATAATAGATATGGGCGGAGTTAAAGATTTTTATTGTTCTGATATGACAAGAACTATATTTTTTGGTGCACCTAAAGACGAGTATAAAAAAATATATAATATAGTATTAGAAGCAAACTTAAAAGGAATAGAAGCTGTAAAACCTGGAAATAAATTTTCAGATGTTGATAATGCTGCAAGAAGTGTGATAGAAAAGGCAGGATATGGAGAATACTTTACACATAGAACTGGTCACAATATAGGAATAGATGTACATGAATGGCCTAATGTTAGTTCGGATAATGATATGGAGTTAAAACCTGGAATGATCTTTTCTGTTGAACCTGGTATATATTTGAATGGAAAGGTTGGCGTTAGAATAGAAGATTTAGTGTTAGTTACAAAAAATGGTTGTGAAGTTTTAAATTCTTTTGATAAAAGTTTTAACATAATTTAA
- a CDS encoding HD domain-containing phosphohydrolase, whose protein sequence is MIKKLIIFLIILVNLINFSSIKVGIYQNPPLSIINDNKIYGIFPELLNYIAKKENLDIEYITGTFSTLYTKLKENNINLLMPIAYNEERTNEIDYNNETIVSNWGVVITQKKNNILSIKDLNKKVVAVLKGDVYYNSNNGIKNLSKKFNINPYFIEKNTYYSIEKAVSNGSADAGVVNRYYLSYEVEDNSVLETNIIFDPYEIKIGFSKKFSKKNEIINIIDQNLYFMKENPNSNYYSILKKYENPNSKKISKLLYFIIIFSVLSFSFFTIVIILLKKIIVMKTKKLEKSLVIIQEQKEEIENSFEELQANNEELIKNHKELEKLNKVLEENQSELVEKYIELNTLNGELKKISEKERFQSTKFKNLILISSKFSTYLENDSEDDFLDTIFHSAKKILSSKFGLIYKINFNSIKILHNDGYSYDSSIPKSFLLNDAKIQLFDKNSIFSEFFIEESINSIISIPLFLKKKKIGGMFFSLSTEKNDDSSEIIDISLAIKELTEAFLSIKSNNDTFKVAYNNFAKKLAIVAEAYDENTGNHIERVGILSSFISEKLGMPKSFVKDIRNFAPLHDIGKIFIPNEILNKPGKLTEEEWNIMQKHTMYSIRLIGEDEYFKMALNIALYHHEKFDGSGYPFKLSGNEIPIEASIVSIVDVYDALRSKRSYKPPYNHKKALDIIINGDNRTNSKHFNPNILKTFLSIESDIETLYNEIYNTDENL, encoded by the coding sequence GTGATAAAAAAACTTATTATTTTTTTAATAATATTAGTTAATTTAATAAATTTTTCATCTATAAAAGTAGGAATTTATCAAAACCCGCCATTATCTATTATTAATGATAACAAAATTTATGGTATTTTTCCAGAATTATTAAATTATATTGCAAAAAAAGAAAATTTAGATATAGAATATATAACTGGAACCTTTTCAACACTATACACTAAATTAAAAGAAAACAATATAAATTTATTAATGCCAATTGCTTATAACGAAGAAAGAACCAATGAAATAGATTATAATAATGAAACAATAGTTTCAAATTGGGGAGTTGTAATAACACAAAAGAAAAATAATATACTTTCAATTAAAGATTTGAATAAAAAAGTAGTAGCTGTATTAAAAGGAGACGTTTATTATAACTCAAACAATGGAATAAAAAACTTATCAAAAAAATTTAATATCAATCCATACTTTATTGAAAAAAACACTTATTATTCCATTGAAAAAGCCGTAAGTAATGGTTCTGCAGATGCTGGAGTTGTTAACAGATATTACCTTTCTTATGAAGTTGAAGATAATAGTGTTTTAGAAACTAATATTATATTTGATCCTTATGAAATTAAAATTGGTTTTTCAAAAAAATTTTCAAAAAAAAATGAAATCATAAATATTATTGATCAAAATTTATATTTTATGAAAGAAAATCCAAATTCAAATTACTATTCAATTTTAAAAAAATACGAAAATCCAAATTCAAAAAAAATTTCTAAATTGTTATATTTTATAATAATATTTTCTGTATTATCTTTTTCTTTTTTTACAATTGTTATTATACTTTTAAAAAAAATTATTGTAATGAAAACAAAAAAACTTGAAAAATCTTTAGTTATTATTCAAGAGCAAAAGGAAGAAATTGAAAACTCTTTTGAAGAACTTCAAGCAAATAATGAAGAATTAATTAAAAATCATAAGGAATTAGAAAAATTAAATAAAGTTTTAGAAGAAAATCAATCTGAGCTTGTAGAAAAATATATAGAATTAAACACATTAAATGGAGAACTAAAGAAAATATCAGAAAAAGAAAGATTTCAATCAACTAAATTTAAAAATTTAATTTTAATAAGTTCAAAATTCTCAACTTACCTTGAAAATGATTCAGAAGATGATTTTTTAGATACAATATTTCATTCTGCAAAAAAAATATTGTCTAGTAAATTTGGCTTAATTTATAAAATAAATTTTAATTCAATAAAAATATTACACAATGATGGTTATTCATACGATTCAAGTATACCAAAAAGTTTTTTGTTAAACGATGCTAAAATTCAACTTTTTGATAAAAATTCAATATTTTCTGAGTTTTTTATTGAAGAAAGTATAAACTCTATTATTTCAATACCTTTATTTTTAAAAAAGAAAAAAATTGGTGGAATGTTTTTTTCTCTTTCCACAGAAAAAAACGATGATAGTTCTGAAATAATAGATATTTCATTGGCAATAAAAGAATTAACAGAAGCATTTTTAAGCATAAAATCAAACAATGATACTTTTAAAGTTGCTTATAATAATTTTGCTAAAAAGTTAGCAATTGTAGCAGAAGCTTATGATGAAAATACTGGAAATCACATTGAACGTGTTGGAATTTTATCTTCTTTTATTTCTGAAAAACTTGGAATGCCTAAATCTTTTGTAAAAGATATAAGAAACTTTGCACCACTTCATGATATAGGAAAAATATTTATACCTAATGAAATTTTAAATAAACCAGGAAAACTTACAGAAGAAGAATGGAATATAATGCAAAAACATACAATGTATTCAATTAGATTAATTGGAGAAGATGAATACTTTAAAATGGCTTTGAATATTGCTTTATATCATCACGAAAAGTTTGACGGAAGTGGCTATCCTTTTAAATTATCTGGAAATGAAATTCCAATTGAAGCTTCTATTGTATCAATAGTTGATGTATATGATGCTTTACGTTCAAAAAGGTCTTATAAACCCCCTTATAATCATAAAAAAGCTTTAGATATAATTATAAATGGTGATAATCGAACAAATAGTAAACATTTTAACCCCAATATTTTAAAAACATTTTTAAGTATAGAAAGTGATATAGAAACACTTTATAACGAAATATACAATACTGATGAAAACCTTTAA
- a CDS encoding DegV family protein encodes MIGILCDSACDLPSIYLKKNFLEIAPLQVILNDKSYRDVVEITTPEVIEFMKKDIPKTSLPSYKDIEEKLNKLVEKGFKKIIALTISSNLSGTHNMFRNVINDFLKTNKDIEIELIDTLSISIGSGLILKKAMDMIEDNKSFEEIKNKLNSIIPNKSRVYYTIPTLKFLKAGGRIGKVSATIGDFLNIKPVISVNTDGIYYTVAKGRGMKKSINKMFEVFKEFVSEKTVESAAVYVSSSDALTTKLKNELIEKVKSIGINNIIEGTITSAMLVHTGEGLVGMSVIAN; translated from the coding sequence ATGATAGGAATTTTATGTGATTCAGCTTGTGACTTGCCTTCAATATATTTGAAAAAAAATTTTTTAGAAATTGCTCCACTTCAAGTAATTTTAAATGATAAAAGTTATAGAGATGTTGTTGAAATAACAACTCCAGAAGTAATTGAATTTATGAAAAAAGATATTCCAAAAACTTCATTGCCTTCTTACAAAGATATTGAAGAAAAATTAAATAAACTTGTTGAAAAAGGCTTTAAAAAAATTATAGCTTTAACTATATCTAGTAATTTAAGCGGTACACATAACATGTTTAGAAATGTTATAAATGATTTTTTAAAAACAAATAAAGATATCGAAATTGAACTCATAGATACATTAAGTATTTCCATTGGTTCTGGTTTAATTCTAAAAAAGGCCATGGATATGATTGAAGACAATAAATCTTTTGAAGAAATAAAAAACAAATTAAACTCTATAATACCAAATAAATCAAGAGTTTATTATACAATACCAACACTTAAATTTTTAAAAGCTGGTGGAAGAATTGGAAAAGTTTCTGCTACAATAGGAGATTTTTTAAATATAAAACCTGTAATATCTGTAAATACTGATGGAATATACTATACAGTAGCAAAAGGTAGAGGTATGAAAAAATCTATTAATAAAATGTTTGAAGTATTCAAAGAATTTGTTTCTGAAAAAACTGTAGAAAGTGCTGCCGTTTACGTTTCATCATCTGATGCACTAACCACAAAATTAAAAAATGAATTAATTGAAAAAGTAAAATCAATTGGAATAAACAATATAATAGAAGGAACTATAACTTCTGCAATGCTTGTTCATACTGGTGAAGGTCTTGTTGGAATGTCTGTAATAGCTAATTAA